GAACACGACGAAGACGCCATCCGCGAAGCCGATTTCGTCGTCGATATGGGCCCCGGCGCAGGCGAACACGGCGGCAACGTACTGATTGCCGACACGCCCGAAAACGTCGCCAAATGCGAGCAATCCATTACCGGACAATACCTCAGCGGTAAAAAATCCATTGCCGTGCCGTCTGAACGCACGCCCGTCAATCCCGACCGAATGCTCGTCCTCAAAGGCGCGCACGGTAACAACCTTAAAAACGTTACCCTCGAACTGCCGCTCGGGTTGATTACCTGCATCACCGGCGTATCCGGCAGCGGCAAATCCACCCTGATTAACGACACTCTCGCCAAAATCACCGCCCGCGAACTCAACCGCGCCCAAGAAGAACCCGCCCCATACGACGACATCCGCGGCCTCGAACACCTCGATAAAGTCATCAACGTCGACCAATCCCCATCGGCCGCACCCCGCGCTCCAACCCCGCCACCTACACCGGTCTGTTCACCCCCATCCGCGAACTCTTCGCCGGCGTACCTCTCTCGCGCGAACGCGGCTACAACGTCGGCAGATTCTCCTTCAACGTCAAAGGCGGCCGCTGCGAAGCCTGCCAAGGCGACGGCGTAATTAAAGTCGAAATGCACTTCCTGCCCGACGTGTACGTCCCCTGCGAAGTCTGCCACGGCAAACGCTACAACCGCGAAACCCTCGAAATCCAATACAAAGGCAAAAATATCAGCCAAGTCCTCGACATGACCGTCGAAGAAGCCCGCGAATTTTTCGACGCTGTCCCCACTGTATCTCGCAAACTGCAAACCCTGATGGACGTAGGCCTAGGCTACATCCGTCTCGGTCAATCCGCCACTACCCTCTCCGGCGGCGAAGCCCAACGCGTCAAACTTGCCTTGGAACTCTCCAAACGCGACACCGGCAGGACACTCTACATTCTAGACGAACCCACCACCGGCCTGCACTTCGCCGACATCGCCCTGCTGCTGGAAGTGATAGGTCGTCTGAAAGGCAAAGGCAACTCGATTGTGATTATCGAGCATAATCTGGACGTGATTAAAACTGCCGATTGGATTGTGGATTTAGGGCCGGAAGGGGGAGATGGTGGTGGGAGGATTATTGCTTGTGGTAGCCCCAAGGAAGTAGCGAAGGTTAAGGGGAGTTATACTGGGAACTATTTGAAGAGTATATTGTAAATTAAATATTTGATATAAAATTATTTAAATTAAATAAGGAATTAAGATGTCTTCTTTAAAGAAAATTGCACGAATTTATTATGTTAAATCGCATAAAACTATTAATTCAAAATCATCTCAAGGCAAGTTGTTGTCAATTGATAAAAAAGAAATTAAATTTTTACGAGATATTTTACTAGAAACTTCTCAATTTAAAGAGTTAGATGAAAATAACTGGTATTTGTCTTTTTTACTGATAGCGAGGATTTTTGTCAACATATTCATGTTAATTTTTATAATAATGATAATACTACATTAGAAGCATTGCAAAGTTGGTATTCTCAAGACTGGTATAAATTTAATGAGAATAAAAAGTTATCGTGGACAGAGTATGATGATTTATGTCGATTAGCTTTAATGATTACTAAAACAGAAAAGCCAAGTAATGAAGAAGTAAAAGTTACCTGTGCATCAGTAAGAGATTCTAAATCTATACAGATAGATGATTTATGGGAGGCTTCTACACATTATGGGCATATTGATGGTAGAGGGTTAATGTTTCTTACTCATATGGAAAAGCAGGAAGTACATTTTCAAAGACACATTATTTTGTTGGCTCTTGCTCATGCATATCTTGGAGCGATTGAAAGTATCAATAACAAATTATCACAAGCTATATCACTTACTACCGAGAATGAAAAAAGCATACAGGAATTACGTAACATTTACCTTCAAATTGCAAAATTTAATGCTCGCTATATGTTTAGTCAGCCAGTAAAACGATCAAGCACAAGTTTAACAATGGCTTGGAAAAGAATAGAAAAAGCCTTAAATATAAATGAGATAAATTATGAATTAACTGAACAAATTAATATGATTCATTATATTTTAAAAATTGATGACGATGAGAAACAGGCTAAACAGGAGCAACTCCGTCAAGAAGCAGAAAGGATAGAAGCCAAACAAAATCAAAAAATAAGTAATTGGCTAACTGTTATTGGTGTTGTTATTAGTATTATTGGCCTGATAAGTGTATTCAAAGATCTAAAAGAATTATTATTTTGATAAGCAAGTTATAGCAAGCCGTAGCCTGCATATCCAACCGACTGCGTGCGTGGCTGCGCCACACACCCTATCGATGAATCACTCGGAACTTCAAAACCAAAGCGTAGGGGGTGTGCAGTACGCACGCGGTTACTTAATTGACGATTTGCTGTTGTAAATTTCAACTTAGTTTAAACTAACGCTTTCAGACGGCATGAAAAATGGCCGTCTGAAAATTGAAAATATTTTATCTAAAATAACTCTCCTAATTCACAAAACAAAAAACGGATTCCAAATCATTGAAATCCGTTTTTCTGTAAAGCTTAGCCGTATTATTTAGCTTCTTCTTTAGCGTCTTCAGCAGCTTCTTTGGCATCTTCCGCTGCGTCTTTTGCTTCTTCTTTAGCCTCTTCAGCGGCATCTTTAGCTTCTTCGGCTTTTTCTTCAGGAGTTTCTGCAGCAGGAACGCCTTTCAAAGCGTCCAAAGAAGTTTTACAAGTTGCATCGCGTTGGTCTGCAGGCAGGTTTTTCAACGCTTCTTTGGTTTGTTCGAAAGATTTTTGCATCATGTCTTTGGTTGCGGCATCTACGTCTTTAGTTGCTTCGGCAAATGCTTTTTCGTACTCGTCACAAACGGCAGAAGAAGATGAGCCTGAACCGCCGCATGCTGACAGGGACAGGGCTGCCAACAAAGCCGCCAATAAAGCTGATGTTTTCATGTGTCTCTCACTTTTTTTGAATGTAGGTTAAAGGAAGTTATATGTTAATTCATTATATGAAGGCGTCAAGAGTTTTTGTTTAATTTAATCAAAACTATATCATTAAAAGAGCCAGTCTATCTCAACATGATCAAGGCCGTCTGAAATTTCAGACGGCCTTAGGTTTGAAGCAATCTTTTTCAACGATTACGCCGCTTTACGGTGATAATGTCTGAGCGCATGCTCTTTGCGTCGTCCGCTTGAGAAGGCGGATACGCGCTTCAGATAACCGATCACTCGGGTGCCGTAGTCGATGTCGTGGCTGCCGCAGGCAGAACAGGCGTGCAGGGTGCGTTTGTCGATATGGCCGCATTCGTTGCAGATGGTGATGCGCACGTTTACGCAGAAGTAGTTGCAGCCGGTTTGCGCGGCGATGTCCAAGAGCGAGCGGTAGCCGGTTTCGGGCAGGGCTTCGTCAAGGTTCAAGTGCAGCGCGGAGCCGCCGTCGAGCCAGTCCACCAGTTCTTTGCCGTGCAGCAGGAATTTGTCGAGCGCATTAATTTCTTCGTCTTCAACGACGTAGAAATAGGAGTTGTAGCATTCGCGACTGACTTTATAGCCGTCGGCTTTGTCCCATTTGGCGTTTTTCACGCCGAGGTTTTCGGCAGGAACGAACTCGGTGTTGAACTTCACGCCGAAGTGTTTGCTGGCGGCTTGATTGGCTTCAAATATGGTTTTCAGACGGCCTTGGACAAAGTTGATGTAATCGTCGTTGTAGCCGACTTTGATGCCTTGCGATTCGGCGGCTTCCGCCATGCCGTTGATGCCGATGGTGAGGAACTGTTTGTCCAACGTGATGAAGCCTGCATCGTAAACGGGCAGCATTCCGGCGGCTTGGTATTCTTCCATCAGTTTGCGGTAGGCGTATTGGTATTTGTGGATTTTGGCGACTTCGGCGGCAAGGTCGCGCCCGTCTTGTTCCAGCCGGTTCATATTGATGGTAATGACGTTGATGGAACCGGTCGCCACGCCGCCCGCGCCGAGGGTGTAGCTGAAAGTGCGGTCTTCAATGGCATTGCGCAGGCGGCAGCAGGAAGCCAAGGAGTCGGGGTTGTCGGAAAGATAGACGAAGAAGGAATTGCCTTCCGCCAACTCTTTCGCCATTTCGTCAGCGAACACGGTGTCTTTGCATTTGCCACCGTCGGTCAGCATTGCAGCGGTCACGACAGGGAAGGTCAAAACGGCTTTGGTGCGTTCCTGATTGAACCATTTGAGGAAGAAGTTTTGCAGCTTCGCTACGCTCGTCCAAACCGGTTTGCTGAAATCGGGGAAGACGAAATCGCCGAACATTGCGTCGAAATAGTATTGATCGTAAACGGAAATATTCCAAAACACGCTCTGATAGCCGCGCGCGGCGGCGGGCTGGTTGATGCTGTACACCACCTGCTGCATGTGGTTGGCGATTTCTTTGCTGTGGGTTTCCAAATAATCGTCGCCGTAGTCTTTGCGGGCGAAGTAGTCGAAATAAGTCAGAAATTCTACCGTAGCCACCGCGCCGGCAAACTGCGCGCTGATGGCAAACACAAGATTGATAAACGAGCCGCAAAACGATGCCAAATGTTGCGGCGCCTTGGATTCGCCGCCGAGTTTGCTTAAGCCGTCGAGCAGGAAGGGATACAGCGTAACCGACACACAATAAGGCTTAAGGCTGGTCTCGTCGTGCACATAAATCTCGTGCGCCTCAATCTGGCGGATGTATTCGTCGGTGACGGATTGGTCGAAAATTTCGGCGATTTTGCGCGACACTTGGACGCGGTTAATCTGCACGAAAAAGTCTTTCATGATTTCCGCTTCCATCGTGGCGATGTTTTTCTGGGTAACGTTGGCATTGGCGTCCATTTTCGAGCCGTCCGCCGCGTTTTGCGCGCTGATGTAGTCGCGCATGAATTGTAGTTTTCCGTTTAACTGTTCGGGATGCAGCCGAATCATGTTAATTCTCCTGTATGGTTTGGATGATTTATCAAGCAATGACGGTCAGGCCGTCTGAAACATCGCTGTCAGCGAATACAATAAATTCAATTTAAATCAGTGCAATACAGCATTGAGCTAAATTGAAGCCACTGGAAACACTTTAGGCACGGGTTTGTCTTTGATAAACAATCGGTTCAACACTTCGCCCGTGCGCAAATCGATAAACTTCTGATTGGTGGTCGGGCTGTCTAAGCCACCCAGCTCCATCTGCCAGCGGCCGGTTTTCAGATACGTCAGATAAGGCAGAATGCCGTCTGAAACCGCTTCCAACTCCTCACGCTCCAGGCCGGTGTACAAGCAGGCTTTCAGACCTTGCTGGGCAACAATGACCAACATTTTCTGCAAGGCTTTCGGCTGCCATTCCCCGCCCATAAACAACACGCAGCTAATTAGCCCGCGATAGCGTTTCAGACGACCTTTTAAATAATCCTCGGTCAATTCCGTGCCAATGCCCTCTTTCCATGTATCGGCACTATGACAGCCTTTACAACGCAGCGGGCAACCGGAAAACAGAAACGCCAGCGACACTTCGCCCGGCACTTCCTGCCAAACAATTTGCTCAACTGTAAATTTCAAACCGTTCATTGCAATGCCATAAAACACAAGATATGGTGTGCATTAAAACACAATACTACTAGATATGGTATTTTTATTTAACAATGCATTTTACTTATATAATAGATTTTTATTATTTAACTGATTGCCTATTACTATAAAATAGCAATTTTAAACCAATAAAAAGTCCGCCTGAACACGATTCAGACGGCCTGTAATTAAAAAAAGAAAAGCAAACTCCGTTATAGCAAAGTCTATCTAAATAAAACAAAAAAGGCCGTCTGAAATCATCTTTCAGACGGCCTCAATTTCAGGTTTTAGCCCCGATTTGAGCCTTTAACCATATCCATCAAAAACAATCGGCAATCCAAGTTGCCATTAAACAGCGGAATTTTACGCTTCGGAGAAAGGCGCATAAATTTCGGCATATCGCGATCGCCGGTAAACATCCCAACCAACCAGCCTGCGTAATGCTGTTTCAACCATGTGCCCAGTTGCGGATAAAGCGCCTGTAAAGCCTGAATTTCGGCAAGGCGCACGCCATAAGGCGGATTGGAAATCATAATGCCGTGTTCGCCGTTTGGCCGTACGGCTTGCGCATCTTGCACGTCAAAGCGAATGAAATTATCCACTTCGGCGGCTTGAGCATTGGCTAATGCGGCACGGATCATATAACGGTCGTTGTCGCTGCCGGAAATTGGCGCAGCTGCCGGTTTGATTTGTTTTTCAGCCTCACGGCGCAGCGCTTGCCATTTTTCTTTGTCGAAGTTTTGCAGTTTTTCAAAACCGAAACGGCGCATCAAACCCGGCGCACGGTGTGTCGCAATCCATGCAGCCTCAATAGCAATCGTGCCGCTGCCGCAAAACGGGTCTTGGAAAGGCTGCGTACCGTCGTAGTCTGCCAAAAGCAGCAAACCTGCCGCCAAGTTCTCTCTTAATGGCGCTTCGCCGGTATCCTGACGATAGCCGCGTTTGAAGAGTGCTTCGCCGGAAGTATCGATAAAGATTTCCACGTTGCGCTCATCGATAAAGGCATGAATGCGGATATCGGGGTTGATTTTGCCCACGCTCGGACGCGCATCATAAATATCGCGGAAGGCATCGCAGACGGCATCTTTGATTTTCAAACCGACAAAATCCAAGCTTTTCACATTGGCGCGCTTGCCTTCGACTTTGACTTTAAAGGTCTGCTCCAGCTTAAACCAACCTGTCCAATGCAGATTTCGTGCCAATTTGTAGATATCGTGTTCGCTGCGATAACCGCCTTTGGTCAAACGCAGCAAAACACGGCTGGCAACGCGCGAATGCAGGTTGATGCGATACACCTGCTCCATCGTGCCTTTACATGCCACACCGCCGTCAACAGCGCGGATATCCTGACATGCCATGCTTTCGAGTTCCTGCGTCAAAGGCGCTTCCAAACCGCGAGGACAAGTGATAAAAAGTGAATAAACCGTCATATAAAACCTTTCCGGGTAGGGCTATCCGAACCACTCGGATAACAAATAAAAACAATATTATAGCCGAAAAACCAAAGGCCGTCTGAAACTTCAGACGGCCTTTAAATAAAGCTTGCTTAGTGCTCCAAACTATCGGTTTCCACCTTAACCGCTTTATCGGTTTTATCCTCCGGCAAAACCAAGTTCAACAATACCGCCATAATACCGCCGGCGGAAATTGAGTTTTGGAACAATACAGGCAGGTTTTTGAACACTTCCGGCTCAAACGCCACGCCCAAACCCAAACCGACAGAAGTAGCCGCGATGACCGCTTCACGACGGCGAATACCGTGGCTGACCAAAATCCGCACACCGGCAATCGCAATCAGACCAAACATCAACACCATCGCACCACCCAAAACCGGACTCGGAATCGTGGTAAACGCGCGGCCAATGACGGGGAACAAGCCCAGCAATACCAAAATCGCCGCAATATATTTGCCCACATGGCGCGAAGCCACGCCGGTCATTTGAATCACGCCGTTGTTTTGCGCAAAAGTGGTCAAAGGCAAAGAGCCCAATGCAGTCGCAATCACAGACACCAAACCATCTGCCAATACACCGCCGCGCAGGCGTTTGGTGTATTCCTCACCCTCAATCGGCTGCTCGGAAACCATCGCAGTCGCCGTCAAATCGCCAACCGCTTCAAATACGCTCAACAAGAAAATCGCACCGGCTACGATAAACGCGTGCCAATCAAATGCAAAGCCATATTTAAACGGAACCGGCAGAGTAATCAGCGGCAGGTTTTGCAGGGCAGAAAAATCTACTTTGCCCAAAAACAGCGCAACAATATAACCGACAATCAAACCCACCGCGATGCCGCTCATACGCAACAATGGATTTTTCAAGCAGTTGAAAACCAATACAATCAGCAACACCAGCGATGCCAGACCTAAGTTTTCCATTGAGCCGAACGTGCCGTCTGCTTTCGCACCGAAGCCGCCGCCGAAATCGGTAATGCCGACATGTACCAAGCTCAAACCGATCAACATGACTACCACGCCGCTTACAGTCGGCGTAATCACTTTTTTCAAATAAGGCAAAAGCCAAGCGGAGAAGCACACCAAAAACGCGCCGACAAAGGACACGCCCAGAAGCGTTGAAATCATCGCATCTTCAGTCAAGCCGCCCTCTTTCATACCGGTACCGAGTGCAATCATCACGGTAACAAAAGAGAAGTTGACCGACTGAATCGACAACATACCCGAACCGACCGGCCCGAAACGGTTGACCTGCAAATAAGTACCGACACCGGAAGCCACCATCGCCATCGACACCAAATAAGCCGTCATTTCAACCGGCAGCTCCAACGCCCCGCCGACAATCAATGCCGGAGTAATCATCGGGACAAAAATCGCCAGAAGGTGCGTAACCGCACTCAACAACGCATTACCAAACGGCGGCTTATCTTCCAAACCATAAACCAAATCAAGCGGTTCCGCTTGTTTTTCAGTCATTCCGGCCATGTTGAACCTTCTCTCAAGAATCGTTAAAAAATATTAAGATGCGTATTTTAACCAATTTGAAATGTATCAGCAAATTCAAAACCATCAGGCCGTCTGAAAGTTCCGCCCAACTGTTTTCAGACGGCCTCAAACCGCCTTAACACATTTTAATTCTTGACATCATTTTTCCATCTTAAAACAAACAAACCAATGATTTAAAAATGTATTATTCATTAAGATAATGACAAGTCACCATTAAACAGCAAAGCCGCTTAGCGGATATGTTTCACACAAACAACAAAGTAAGCTACAATCCGATGAATAATCCACCTACACCATAAAATTAAAGGTTTCCGTATGTTAAAAGGCAGTCTGGTTGCCCTGATTACTCCGATGAATCAAGACGGCAGCATCAACTACGAACAACTTCATGACTTAATCGACTGGCACATTGAAAACGGCACCGACGGCATCGTCGCAGTCGGCACTACTGGCGAGTCAGCCACCCTGCCTGTCGAAGAACATTTGACCGTTATTGAAGCCACTGTCAAACACGTCAACAAGCGCGTTCCCGTTATCGCCGGCACAGGCGCCAACAATACTGTCGAAGCCATCGCCCTTTCCAAAGCCGCCGAGCAAGCCGGTGCGGACTACACCTTATCTGTTGTTCCCTACTACAACAAACCTTCGCAAGAAGGTATTTACCAACATTTCAAAGCCATCGCCGAAGCCACTTCGATTCCGATGGTTATTTATAATGTTCCCGGCCGTACCGTCGTGAGCATGAGCAACGACACTATTTTGCGTTTGGCCGAGATTCCGAATATTGTCGGCGTGAAAGAAGCCAGCGGCAATATCGGTAACAACATCGAATTGATCAACAGCGTTCCTGAAGGTTTTGCCGTATTCTCCGGCGACGATCCTACCGGCCTGCCTTTCATGCTGTGTGGCGGTCATGGCGTGGTAACCGTCGCAGCCAACGTTGCACCGAAACTCTTTGCCGATATGTGCCGAGCCGCCCTTGAGGGCGATATTGCGACCGCCCGTCGTCTAAACGAGCAACTTATCCCAATTTATAACACCATGTTCTGCGAGCCCAGCCCGGCCGCGCCCAAATGGGGCCTGAGCTTATTGGGCAAATGCGAACCCCATGTTCGTCTGCCTTTGGTAGCACTGACCGAAGCCGGTCAAGCCAAAGTCCGAGCCGCTCTGGAAAAATCAGGACAAATCTGATCCGGAAATAAGGCCGTCTGAATCCCAAACACCCTTTTCAGACGGCCTCCCTGTTAAGAACTTCATCCACAGGAAAACAAGATGACCTATATCAAACCCATCGTAGTAGCCCTCGCCCTGATTAGCATGACTGCCTGTTCCGGCAGCAAAAAAGAACAACCCAAACTCGACTATCAAAGTCAATCTCACCGCTTGGTCAAACTGGAAGTACCACCTGATTTGAACAACCCAGACCAAGGCAACCTCTATCAATTACCGGCAGGCAGCGGCGCCGTCCGTGCCAGCGACTTCAACAAACGCCGCACTCAGGCCGTACAACAACCTGCCAATGCAGAAGTTTTGAAATCCGTTAAAGGCGTACGCCTTGAGCGTGACGGCAATCAACGCTGGTTGGTTGTCGATGGTAAATCGCCTCGCGAAATTTGGCCTTTGCTGAAAGTGTTCTGGCAAGAAAACGGTTTTGACATCAAATCCGAAGAACCAGCCATCGGCCAAATGGAAACCGAGTGGGCTGAAAACCGAGCCAAAATCCCTCAAGACAGCCTGCGCCGCCTGTTGGATAAAGTCGGCTTGGGCGGTATCTACTCTACCAGCGAACGCGACAAGTTCATCATCCGCATCGAACAAGGTAAAAACGGTTCGACCGACATCTTCTTCGCCCACAAAGGCATGAAAGAAGTTTATGCCGACCGTAAAAAAGACACTACGATGTGGCAGCCGGGTGAAAACGACCCTAACCTTGAAGCCGCATTCCTCGCTCGCTTTATGCAATATTTGGGCGTTGACGGTCAGCAAGCTGAACAGGCCCTGACCCAAAGCGTTGCCGCCCGCAGCAATGCTTCTGAGTTGGCCCGTGTGGACAACGGCACCCTGCTGCTGGCAGGCGATTACGGCCGCAACTGGCGCCGTACTGCCCTTGCGCTTGACCGCATTGGCCTGACTGTTATCGGTCAAAATGCCGAACGCCGCGCTTTCTTGGTTCAACAAGCGCCAACCGAAGGTGAAGCAGTTGCCAATAAAAAACCGGGCCTGTTCAAACGTGTATTTGGCAAAGGCAAAGCGGAAGCGCCAAAAACTTATCCTGAAATCATCGTGTATGTTGAGCCTATCAACAATGGCGCACGCCTCCATCTGTTGAACAAAGATGGTAGCCCATACAAAGGCAGCGATGCCTCCACATTGTTGAGCCGCCTGCACACAGAATTGCGTTAATCCGTTATTCGACTTAAGGCCGTCTGAAATATTCAGACGGCCTTTTTAACGAATACGATATGGTTTCAAATTCCCAATCTGACGTTATAATCAGAACATTTTTCCCCTTACCCAAGCTGCCATGACCCGACAAAAAGCCTATCTGCTCCTGACTGCCCTGTTTACCCTGATGTTTATCGTACTGATTCTGTTGGGCGCTTATCTTCTGAGCATACACAGCAAACAATTTGCCGTTGCCGCCTTTCTGTTTGCCTTTGCAGCCGTTTTTGCCCAAATCGGCAGCCTTGCCCTTTATATCCGCCACAAAGCACGCGCACAAATGGCTCGTATGCAGCAAACCGAAAACCATTAAGGAAAAACCATGTTTGGAAAAATCGTCCTTGCCAGTGGCAACGCAGGCAAACTCAAAGAATTTTCCCGCCTCTTTGCCGACTTAAACATCGAAATCCTGCCACAATCACAGTTCAATACGCCCGAATGTCCCGAGCCGTACCATACCTTTGTTGAAAATGCCCTGGCTAAAGCACGTCATGCCGCCAAATACAGCGGCTTACCAGCACTTGCCGACGACTCCGGCATCTGTACCAACGCCTTAAACGGCGCACCCGGCATTTTCTCCGCTCGTTATGCAGGCGAAAACCCCAAATCCGATGCTGCAAACAACGCCAAACTTTCTGCCGATCTTGCCGATAAAGACGACAAAAGCTGCTACTACGTCTGCGTCCTTGTCCTCGTCCGCCACGAAAATGACCCGCAGCCCATCATTGCAGAAGGCATCTGGCGTGGACAATGGCAGGCAGAAGCAGCCGGCACAAACGGCTTCGGCTACGATCCACATTTCTATCTGGCCGAACACGGTTGCACCGCCGCCGAGCTTAATCCTGAAATCAAAAATGCCGAAAGCCACCGCGCCCAAGCATTGCGTGAATTGTTAAGAAAAATCGAGTCCTTATAAATCAATAATAGGCCGTCTGAAAACCTGAAACGTTTTTTTAGATGTTCCAAATCCAATAAATAATAAAAGAAATCCATGTCCCCTAAGCAAATCTTGATTGTCGCCATCCGCTTGGTCGTTTTAATCGGTATCGTACAAACGCTTGGCAGCATCGCGACCATATTCGTACAGACAGAAAGCATGTATGACAGTAAACAAATCTCATCCGTACTGATGCTCTACGGCTTGTATTTAATTGCATGGCTGCTGCTATGGTGTTTCCCTGCCGCCATTACCAACCGCCTGTTGCCCGAACATCTGCAAACCGTACAGGAAGCCCCAAAACACCCTGCACCATGGCTGACGACCGGTATTGTATTAATAGGCATATATACTGTTTTCCAAGCTATCCCCGACCTAATTTACCAGTTCTCTCTCTATCTTTTTGTACAGTCTATTGCTATCGACACACATACATCCGTTTGGGCGGATCTCGGCGCACAAAACCAAGCCGGTATACTTGCCAACATCGCGCAGCTTTTTATCGGCATTTTCCTGCTATTCGGTGCACCCAAACTCTCATCTTGGATGCGCAAAAGACTTTAACTACATAAAAACAACAGACCGTCTGAAACCTTCAGACGGCCTACCTCACATTCATTCCCATGCCCAAGCCCACACCTGAAGAATTAGCAGCCTTTGCAAAACACGTTGCTGCCTTTATCCCGACTACGCCTGACGAACTTCTTCAACTCATTGACAGTCAAGAAGCTGCTATCGTCTTTTTAGGCAAACCAAGCTGTTCATACTGTCGCCGTTTTGTTGCAAAACTGCTTACCGTTTCCTTAAACAAGCAGCTTACCATCCGCTTTACAGACAGCAGCAACAAAGCGGCTTTGAAAGATTTTCGTGAACAACACGGCATCAAAACTGTTCCCGCATTACTCAACATCTCACAAGGCAAAATAAAATTTGTCTGCAATTCCAAATTATCAGAAGAAGAAATTGAAGCTTTTTTGAGCGCTTAGACTACACAAATTTCCTACTAATTACTTTCCCGGCCGACATTTCAGTTAAAATAAGGCCCTAAAAATTTCAGACGGCCTCGAGCCTCAACACATATCATGACCCAAATCACCTTCCAACGCCCCGGCCAGCTAACCGCCCTGCCCCCTTTATCACTCTATATCCATATTCCTTGGTGCATCAAAAAGTGCCCGTATTGCGACTTCAATTCCCACAGCCTGAAAAACGGCCTGCCGGAAGAAGCCTATATCGATGCCCTATTAACCGACTTGCAGCTTGAGTTGCCCAATATTTGGGGCAGACCTGTAGAAACTATATTCTTCGGCGGCGGTACCCCCAGCCTGTTTCAAGCGAAATCGATTGACCGTTTGTTAAGCGGCGTGCGCTCGCTGTTGCGCTTGCAACCCGAAGCGGAAATTACTTTGGAAGCCAATCCGGGCACATTTGAAATTGAGAAGTTTCAAGGATTTAAAGACGCAGGCATTACACGTCTGTCTATCGGCGTACAAAGTTTTAACGACGATATGCTTGCTCGATTGGGACGCGTTCACAATGGCAAAGAAGCCCTGACAGCCATTGATACTGCCTTGAAATTATTTGAAAAAGTCAATATCGATTTGATGTATGCCCTGCCAAACCAAACGGTTCAGACAGCCTTAAACGATGTGCAAACCGCTATTGCAACAGGCGTATCGCATATCAGCGCATATCATCTGACCATGGAGCCGAACACGCCTTTCGGTCATACGCCGCCAAAAGGTTTGCCGCAAGATGAAGCAGCATTGGATATTGAAGATGCCGTACACGGCGAATTGGAAGGCGCAGGCTTTATCCACTACGAAACATC
This region of Neisseria subflava genomic DNA includes:
- a CDS encoding DUF5339 family protein — its product is MKTSALLAALLAALSLSACGGSGSSSSAVCDEYEKAFAEATKDVDAATKDMMQKSFEQTKEALKNLPADQRDATCKTSLDALKGVPAAETPEEKAEEAKDAAEEAKEEAKDAAEDAKEAAEDAKEEAK
- the nrdD gene encoding anaerobic ribonucleoside-triphosphate reductase, with amino-acid sequence MIRLHPEQLNGKLQFMRDYISAQNAADGSKMDANANVTQKNIATMEAEIMKDFFVQINRVQVSRKIAEIFDQSVTDEYIRQIEAHEIYVHDETSLKPYCVSVTLYPFLLDGLSKLGGESKAPQHLASFCGSFINLVFAISAQFAGAVATVEFLTYFDYFARKDYGDDYLETHSKEIANHMQQVVYSINQPAAARGYQSVFWNISVYDQYYFDAMFGDFVFPDFSKPVWTSVAKLQNFFLKWFNQERTKAVLTFPVVTAAMLTDGGKCKDTVFADEMAKELAEGNSFFVYLSDNPDSLASCCRLRNAIEDRTFSYTLGAGGVATGSINVITINMNRLEQDGRDLAAEVAKIHKYQYAYRKLMEEYQAAGMLPVYDAGFITLDKQFLTIGINGMAEAAESQGIKVGYNDDYINFVQGRLKTIFEANQAASKHFGVKFNTEFVPAENLGVKNAKWDKADGYKVSRECYNSYFYVVEDEEINALDKFLLHGKELVDWLDGGSALHLNLDEALPETGYRSLLDIAAQTGCNYFCVNVRITICNECGHIDKRTLHACSACGSHDIDYGTRVIGYLKRVSAFSSGRRKEHALRHYHRKAA
- the nrdG gene encoding anaerobic ribonucleoside-triphosphate reductase activating protein encodes the protein MNGLKFTVEQIVWQEVPGEVSLAFLFSGCPLRCKGCHSADTWKEGIGTELTEDYLKGRLKRYRGLISCVLFMGGEWQPKALQKMLVIVAQQGLKACLYTGLEREELEAVSDGILPYLTYLKTGRWQMELGGLDSPTTNQKFIDLRTGEVLNRLFIKDKPVPKVFPVASI
- a CDS encoding THUMP domain-containing class I SAM-dependent RNA methyltransferase, which translates into the protein MTVYSLFITCPRGLEAPLTQELESMACQDIRAVDGGVACKGTMEQVYRINLHSRVASRVLLRLTKGGYRSEHDIYKLARNLHWTGWFKLEQTFKVKVEGKRANVKSLDFVGLKIKDAVCDAFRDIYDARPSVGKINPDIRIHAFIDERNVEIFIDTSGEALFKRGYRQDTGEAPLRENLAAGLLLLADYDGTQPFQDPFCGSGTIAIEAAWIATHRAPGLMRRFGFEKLQNFDKEKWQALRREAEKQIKPAAAPISGSDNDRYMIRAALANAQAAEVDNFIRFDVQDAQAVRPNGEHGIMISNPPYGVRLAEIQALQALYPQLGTWLKQHYAGWLVGMFTGDRDMPKFMRLSPKRKIPLFNGNLDCRLFLMDMVKGSNRG
- a CDS encoding nucleobase:cation symporter-2 family protein codes for the protein MAGMTEKQAEPLDLVYGLEDKPPFGNALLSAVTHLLAIFVPMITPALIVGGALELPVEMTAYLVSMAMVASGVGTYLQVNRFGPVGSGMLSIQSVNFSFVTVMIALGTGMKEGGLTEDAMISTLLGVSFVGAFLVCFSAWLLPYLKKVITPTVSGVVVMLIGLSLVHVGITDFGGGFGAKADGTFGSMENLGLASLVLLIVLVFNCLKNPLLRMSGIAVGLIVGYIVALFLGKVDFSALQNLPLITLPVPFKYGFAFDWHAFIVAGAIFLLSVFEAVGDLTATAMVSEQPIEGEEYTKRLRGGVLADGLVSVIATALGSLPLTTFAQNNGVIQMTGVASRHVGKYIAAILVLLGLFPVIGRAFTTIPSPVLGGAMVLMFGLIAIAGVRILVSHGIRRREAVIAATSVGLGLGVAFEPEVFKNLPVLFQNSISAGGIMAVLLNLVLPEDKTDKAVKVETDSLEH